The following coding sequences are from one Paenibacillus sp. FSL R5-0912 window:
- a CDS encoding serine hydrolase domain-containing protein, producing the protein MLYTPGIADCSPAEVGYDASRIGVLHTHFQNLIDDNKIQAASYCVSRYGKTFMHGAIGPLSYREDQTEPLLPTTAHNIASITKAVTSVGISKLVEDGFLRFDTLVGTILEPFNVGPFSKIDIYSLLTHTSGLFPDCADNLIPYHKSYWQLIGEYFDQYKPADGEPDWITAALSCGVNKKVGEEWQYCSFGFCILGEIIKKVTGIPAEQYIEEQILQPLGMKDTMWEPTPELAKRFIIRNEQYEKRLHDLIHGIQPEVSPAESLWEMVSSTGGGLVSTPADLNRFANMLLGMGTLGDTRIVGRKAVEKITTRTLYGVPDYCWGNDVKDRSYGIGLDMRRGPAFLYSDSSYFHEGAGACCMAIDPTEQLAAVWFVPFTDDNWYAEALFNVTNIIWSGLI; encoded by the coding sequence ATGCTGTACACTCCAGGCATTGCCGACTGCTCACCGGCAGAGGTAGGTTATGACGCTTCACGAATCGGCGTTTTGCACACCCATTTCCAGAATCTGATCGATGACAACAAGATCCAGGCTGCGTCTTACTGCGTTTCGAGATATGGCAAGACGTTTATGCATGGTGCCATTGGTCCGCTCTCTTACCGGGAAGACCAGACGGAACCGCTTTTACCGACAACCGCCCACAACATCGCATCTATCACCAAAGCCGTTACCTCAGTAGGCATATCCAAACTGGTCGAGGACGGATTTCTCCGGTTCGACACCCTTGTCGGCACGATCTTGGAGCCATTTAATGTGGGACCCTTCAGCAAAATCGATATCTATAGTCTTCTGACTCATACCTCAGGATTATTTCCCGACTGTGCGGACAACCTGATTCCGTATCACAAATCTTATTGGCAACTCATCGGAGAGTATTTCGATCAATACAAACCTGCGGATGGTGAGCCGGACTGGATCACAGCCGCACTGAGCTGCGGAGTTAATAAAAAGGTTGGAGAGGAGTGGCAATACTGCTCATTCGGCTTCTGTATCCTCGGTGAGATCATTAAGAAAGTCACAGGCATACCCGCTGAACAATACATAGAAGAGCAGATTCTGCAGCCGCTGGGGATGAAGGATACGATGTGGGAACCGACTCCGGAGCTGGCTAAACGCTTCATTATCAGAAACGAACAGTATGAAAAGCGGCTACATGACCTGATTCATGGTATTCAGCCTGAAGTCTCTCCAGCAGAAAGTCTGTGGGAAATGGTTTCCAGTACTGGTGGGGGCCTGGTCTCTACACCGGCTGACCTCAACCGGTTCGCCAATATGCTCCTGGGCATGGGAACGCTAGGTGATACCCGGATCGTCGGCCGTAAGGCAGTCGAGAAAATCACAACCCGTACTTTATACGGAGTGCCCGATTACTGCTGGGGAAACGATGTCAAAGACCGGAGCTATGGCATTGGTCTCGATATGAGAAGAGGTCCCGCCTTCCTCTACTCAGATTCCAGTTATTTTCATGAAGGTGCCGGAGCCTGCTGTATGGCTATTGACCCCACTGAGCAGCTTGCCGCGGTATGGTTCGTGCCTTTCA
- a CDS encoding DUF1801 domain-containing protein, translated as MYEQKTKVTDNSVIEFIEQIASLKKREDAYKLLDIFSETTGFPAKMWGPSIIGFGTYHYKYATGHEGDAPLVGFSPRKAKISLYFAAGDAQREELLQRLGKHTPGKACVYVNKLDDIDAVVLKEFIEQSVKFLRETYGA; from the coding sequence ATGTACGAGCAGAAAACAAAAGTAACCGATAACAGCGTTATTGAGTTCATCGAACAAATTGCTAGCCTCAAGAAACGTGAGGACGCATACAAGCTGCTGGATATTTTCAGCGAAACGACCGGATTTCCGGCGAAAATGTGGGGCCCGAGCATTATTGGTTTCGGAACATACCACTACAAGTATGCAACAGGGCATGAAGGGGATGCACCGCTGGTAGGCTTCTCGCCGAGAAAAGCGAAGATCAGCCTATACTTTGCAGCGGGTGATGCCCAGCGGGAAGAGCTGCTGCAGAGGCTGGGGAAGCACACGCCGGGCAAAGCCTGTGTATACGTAAACAAGCTGGACGATATTGATGCCGTTGTCCTGAAGGAATTCATTGAGCAATCTGTGAAGTTCTTAAGAGAGACTTACGGTGCTTGA
- a CDS encoding serine hydrolase, with the protein MSPASIKLHAELSSAAAADADVQNGPHDAKEVEAFLDGFFARADVKAKAGAAAVSVVQDGETLISKGYGVTGKSAKSGVDASRDTFRIGSVSKVFTAAAIMQLVDEGKISLQDNIEKYLDGYTLTNPYDTPVTVEHLLTHTTGFEVREPSDASYLYDTSRKPVSLKESIYDVFPPVVREPGASYMYDNFASRLQGYIVQQVSGESFGSYVENHLFKPLGMNSSSFSVTPELADRLVPSYDGEGSAIPLYGFSPAEWPEGSMLSTASDMALFMEAFLNGGKAADGTVILSGESVKAMSSYRMVIHPDLPDTTYGFESPVIPAQTKGEKVISKGGDILGYSSLLWILPDRRTGVFVSYNTNQDLRNDLFTAFMNHYYAGGQSPYEPKGYQVQAAEELARFEGLYSDLRIKLLTKVQANADGTLTVSDVLSRHQLKQIGELLFVDEEGNPLAFKADNEGHILYMKYSNLYSYASKLPENPAGFPDVPANHPYAGYILSLRSLGFLTEELSEPFEPEQKVTRGAFIHTFNTIWSIPESSNPSLFKDTGNSLYGQDIQAAVEAGMLNGPGNGVFEPDRPILREEAAAIVYRLLTATGIRAPGSTAVLAPGTSKWAADAVRSIVSWKLYGPEVTEPYGMSDYGSQRALSKQEMAALLFRMLLPQ; encoded by the coding sequence GTGAGTCCAGCCTCCATCAAACTGCATGCTGAACTCAGCAGCGCTGCCGCTGCAGATGCAGATGTACAGAATGGCCCTCATGATGCGAAGGAAGTCGAGGCGTTTCTGGATGGTTTTTTTGCCAGAGCGGATGTTAAGGCGAAAGCCGGAGCTGCTGCGGTCTCAGTCGTGCAGGACGGGGAGACCCTCATCTCTAAGGGGTATGGGGTAACCGGCAAATCAGCGAAGTCAGGGGTAGATGCAAGCAGGGATACGTTCCGGATCGGCTCCGTGTCCAAGGTATTCACTGCAGCTGCCATTATGCAGCTGGTCGATGAAGGGAAGATCTCACTTCAGGACAATATTGAAAAATACCTGGACGGCTACACGCTAACGAATCCTTATGATACTCCGGTAACGGTAGAACATCTGTTGACGCATACGACAGGTTTTGAAGTACGTGAACCTTCCGACGCCAGCTATCTGTATGACACTTCCCGTAAGCCGGTTTCTTTAAAGGAAAGCATCTATGATGTCTTTCCTCCTGTGGTCCGCGAGCCGGGAGCCTCTTACATGTACGATAATTTCGCTTCCAGACTACAGGGATATATCGTGCAGCAGGTAAGCGGAGAATCCTTCGGGAGCTATGTGGAGAACCATCTATTTAAGCCGCTTGGCATGAATTCAAGCAGCTTCAGTGTAACTCCTGAATTGGCAGACCGGCTCGTGCCTTCCTATGACGGGGAGGGTAGCGCTATACCGCTATACGGCTTCTCTCCAGCGGAGTGGCCTGAAGGCAGCATGTTATCAACCGCATCTGATATGGCGCTATTCATGGAAGCTTTTCTGAATGGCGGCAAGGCTGCTGACGGTACGGTAATCCTGTCCGGGGAATCGGTTAAGGCGATGTCTTCCTACCGGATGGTTATTCATCCCGATTTGCCGGATACGACCTATGGCTTTGAATCGCCTGTAATCCCGGCCCAGACGAAAGGGGAGAAGGTGATCTCCAAAGGCGGAGACATTCTAGGTTATAGCTCTCTGCTGTGGATTCTGCCTGACCGGCGTACTGGAGTCTTCGTTTCATACAATACCAATCAGGATTTGCGTAATGATCTGTTCACCGCATTTATGAATCACTATTATGCAGGGGGACAATCGCCGTATGAACCGAAGGGGTATCAAGTGCAGGCTGCGGAGGAACTGGCCAGGTTCGAGGGCTTGTACTCCGATCTAAGAATTAAGCTGCTGACGAAAGTTCAAGCAAACGCAGACGGCACCCTAACGGTGAGTGATGTGCTCAGCCGTCATCAGTTGAAGCAGATTGGCGAGCTGCTGTTCGTGGATGAGGAGGGGAATCCGCTGGCCTTCAAAGCGGATAATGAGGGTCATATCCTCTATATGAAATACTCCAATCTATATAGCTATGCGTCCAAACTCCCGGAGAATCCAGCCGGATTTCCGGATGTGCCGGCCAATCATCCGTATGCCGGCTATATTCTGAGCCTGCGGTCACTGGGCTTCTTGACAGAGGAGCTTTCGGAGCCGTTTGAGCCTGAGCAAAAAGTTACCCGCGGAGCGTTCATCCATACGTTTAATACGATATGGAGCATCCCGGAGTCATCGAATCCGTCCTTATTCAAGGACACCGGTAATTCACTGTACGGGCAGGATATTCAAGCTGCTGTCGAGGCTGGCATGCTGAATGGACCCGGCAACGGGGTGTTCGAGCCGGACCGTCCGATTCTGCGCGAAGAAGCGGCGGCAATCGTCTATCGCCTGCTTACAGCAACAGGGATAAGGGCACCGGGTTCTACAGCCGTGCTTGCACCGGGTACCTCGAAGTGGGCTGCTGATGCTGTTCGTTCAATCGTTAGCTGGAAGCTGTACGGACCGGAGGTTACGGAGCCTTACGGCATGTCCGACTACGGTTCACAACGTGCGCTGAGCAAACAGGAGATGGCGGCTCTGCTGTTCCGCATGCTGCTTCCGCAATAA
- a CDS encoding APC family permease, giving the protein MNHIMNSKPLTKSITFMQALALVVGMIIGSGIFLKPGIVLNNAGTPWMSILAWGVGGIITLASALSVAEIAAAIPKSGGLYTYLNELYGGVFGYLLGWVQAVISYPASVAALAIAFATYSGYFLPLNHWQQKLLAVGILAFILLMNVIATRFGGIIQTVATVGKLIPVAGIVGVGLFSDLAPGFGGIGASAAGAGFGAAVLGTLWAYDGWISVTNMAGEINNPAKTLPRVISIGVIFVIAVYVLFNIAVFKALPYDQIISSQTPGADAAEALFGSGGGAFITAGIIVSVLGALNGYLMTAARVPQAMGEKRQIPFSRVLSSIHPKFQTPANALIFQSVLAVIYIFSGTFNTLTDLLVFVLWIFFTMGVFGVFILRKKVPHEQGRYRVPLYPFTPILGVAGGIYILASTIISDPLRSLVGIGITLAGLPVYYVMIRKNRV; this is encoded by the coding sequence ATGAATCACATTATGAATTCGAAGCCGTTAACCAAAAGTATCACTTTCATGCAAGCCCTGGCCCTTGTGGTCGGGATGATTATCGGATCGGGGATCTTTCTGAAGCCCGGGATTGTGCTGAATAATGCGGGAACTCCATGGATGAGTATCCTGGCCTGGGGTGTCGGGGGGATTATTACACTGGCTTCGGCGCTGAGCGTTGCAGAAATTGCTGCCGCAATTCCGAAGTCAGGAGGTTTGTATACATATTTAAATGAATTGTATGGCGGGGTATTCGGCTACCTGCTCGGCTGGGTGCAGGCGGTGATATCCTATCCGGCTTCTGTTGCCGCGCTGGCGATTGCTTTTGCCACATACTCCGGCTACTTCCTGCCGCTGAATCACTGGCAGCAGAAGCTGCTGGCCGTGGGCATTCTGGCTTTCATTCTGCTGATGAACGTCATCGCCACAAGGTTCGGCGGAATCATCCAGACTGTGGCAACAGTGGGGAAGCTGATTCCGGTAGCGGGGATCGTGGGCGTAGGTTTGTTCTCGGATCTGGCTCCCGGCTTTGGAGGAATCGGCGCATCAGCCGCAGGCGCGGGCTTCGGGGCGGCGGTTCTGGGCACGCTCTGGGCGTATGACGGCTGGATCAGCGTGACCAATATGGCGGGTGAAATCAACAATCCGGCCAAAACGCTGCCAAGGGTCATTTCCATCGGCGTTATTTTTGTAATTGCCGTATATGTACTGTTCAACATTGCAGTGTTCAAAGCGCTGCCCTATGATCAGATTATTTCCTCCCAGACTCCGGGTGCAGATGCGGCAGAAGCGCTGTTCGGCAGCGGCGGGGGAGCTTTTATTACAGCAGGAATCATTGTCTCCGTATTAGGTGCACTGAATGGGTATCTGATGACCGCTGCGCGGGTGCCGCAGGCAATGGGGGAGAAGCGGCAGATTCCATTTTCCCGGGTGCTCAGCAGTATTCATCCGAAGTTCCAGACCCCGGCGAATGCGCTTATTTTTCAAAGTGTGCTGGCGGTGATCTACATCTTCTCGGGAACTTTCAATACGCTGACCGATCTGCTGGTATTTGTATTGTGGATTTTCTTTACAATGGGTGTGTTCGGCGTGTTCATCCTGCGCAAGAAAGTGCCGCATGAACAAGGCCGCTACCGCGTGCCGCTCTATCCGTTCACACCGATACTTGGCGTGGCAGGCGGAATCTATATCTTGGCCAGCACGATCATCAGTGATCCGCTGCGTTCGCTGGTGGGGATCGGCATTACGCTGGCCGGACTCCCGGTCTATTATGTGATGATCCGGAAGAACCGTGTGTAG
- a CDS encoding VOC family protein — protein sequence MNLSMNWITLRVRDLEASLDFYHRILGLPIERRFESRGRQIVMLGAEGQPKIELIQGSDPALMPECGISVGFEAGSLDEAMKELSNEGIPVARGPVSPNPHLRFFYILDPDGFEVQIAEHC from the coding sequence ATGAACTTGAGTATGAACTGGATTACGCTCAGAGTGCGCGATCTGGAGGCTTCCCTTGATTTCTATCACAGGATTCTGGGCCTTCCCATTGAGCGCAGATTTGAGAGCAGAGGCAGGCAAATTGTCATGCTGGGTGCAGAAGGACAACCGAAGATCGAGCTTATTCAGGGAAGTGATCCGGCGCTAATGCCGGAGTGCGGTATTTCAGTAGGTTTCGAGGCAGGTTCACTGGACGAGGCTATGAAGGAGCTTAGTAACGAGGGAATTCCGGTAGCACGCGGACCCGTCTCGCCGAATCCGCATCTGCGGTTCTTTTACATTCTAGACCCGGACGGCTTCGAAGTACAGATTGCGGAGCATTGCTAG